One window of the Yamadazyma tenuis chromosome 6, complete sequence genome contains the following:
- the MRPS12 gene encoding mitochondrial 37S ribosomal protein uS12m (EggNog:ENOG503P2WN; BUSCO:EOG092653KS; COG:J), translating into MFRSLISGIKVVKPALSSTNYVSSIKQNVGIQTSLIPQAFNYQKRYATLNQIKSGKQGIPNKPYIPGAPHLQGNPFKKGVVLRVMIVKPKKPNSAQRKCCRVRLTNGNVITALIPGEGHNLQEHHVVLVRGGKVQDLPGVNYKLVRGAYDLNGVANRATSRSKYGVKKPQQ; encoded by the coding sequence ATAAAGGTGGTTAAACCTGCATTACTGTCCACGAACTACGTTTCTAGCATAAAGCAAAACGTCGGTATTCAAACTTCCCTTATTCCACAAGCCTTCAACTACCAGAAAAGGTATGCCACCTTAAACCAGATTAAGAGTGGAAAACAAGGCATACCAAATAAACCATATATTCCAGGAGCTCCTCACTTACAGGGAAACCCATTCAAGAAAGGGGTTGTGTTGAGAGTGATGATTgtgaaaccaaagaaaccTAACTCGGCTCAAAGAAAATGTTGCAGAGTAAGATTGACTAATGGGAATGTTATTACAGCTTTAATACCGGGAGAAGGACATAATTTACAAGAGCATCATGTTGTGTTGGTGAGAGGCGGAAAGGTTCAAGATTTACCAGGAGTGAACTATAAGCTTGTGAGAGGAGCATACGATTTAAATGGTGTAGCGAATAGGGCTACTTCTAGATCAAAGTATGGAGTAAAGAAACCTCAACAGTGA